Proteins from a single region of Streptococcus oralis:
- the pepA gene encoding glutamyl aminopeptidase produces the protein MTTLFSKIKEVTELAAISGHEAPVRTYLREKLTPHVDEVVTDGLGGIFGIKHSEATDAPRVLVASHMDEVGFMVSEIKPDGTFRVVEIGGWNPMVVSSQRFKLFTRDGREIPVISGSVPPHLTRGTGGPTMPAISDIIFDGGFADKAEAESFGIRPGDTIVPDSSAILTANEKNIISKAWDNRYGVLMVSELAEALSGQKLGNELYLGSNVQEEVGLRGAHTSTTKFDPEVFLAVDCSPAGDVYGGQGKIGDGTLIRFYDPGHLLLPGMKDFLLTTAEEAGIKYQYYCGKGGTDAGAAHLKNGGVPSTTIGVCARYIHSHQTLYAMDDFLEAQAFLQALVKKLDRSTVDLIKNY, from the coding sequence ATGACAACATTATTTTCAAAAATCAAAGAAGTAACAGAGCTTGCTGCGATCTCAGGTCATGAAGCGCCTGTACGGACTTATCTTCGTGAAAAGTTGACACCGCATGTGGATGAAGTAGTGACAGATGGCTTGGGTGGTATTTTCGGTATCAAGCATTCAGAAGCTACTGATGCACCACGCGTCTTGGTCGCTTCTCACATGGACGAAGTTGGTTTTATGGTCAGCGAGATTAAGCCAGATGGTACCTTCCGTGTCGTTGAAATCGGTGGCTGGAACCCTATGGTGGTCAGCAGCCAACGCTTTAAACTCTTTACGCGTGATGGTCGTGAAATTCCTGTGATCTCAGGTTCTGTTCCTCCACATTTGACTCGTGGAACAGGTGGACCAACCATGCCAGCTATTTCAGATATCATTTTTGATGGTGGGTTTGCAGACAAGGCTGAGGCAGAAAGTTTTGGCATTCGTCCTGGTGATACCATTGTCCCTGATAGTTCCGCTATCTTGACAGCCAATGAAAAAAATATCATCTCAAAAGCTTGGGACAACCGCTACGGTGTTCTCATGGTAAGCGAGCTAGCTGAAGCTTTATCAGGTCAAAAACTCGGAAATGAACTCTACCTTGGCTCGAACGTCCAAGAAGAAGTTGGTCTTCGTGGCGCTCATACTTCTACAACTAAGTTTGATCCAGAAGTTTTCCTAGCTGTTGACTGTTCACCTGCTGGTGATGTTTATGGTGGCCAAGGTAAGATTGGGGATGGAACCTTGATTCGCTTCTACGATCCAGGTCACTTGCTTCTCCCAGGTATGAAGGATTTCCTTTTGACAACGGCTGAAGAAGCGGGTATCAAGTACCAATACTACTGTGGAAAAGGTGGAACGGACGCTGGAGCAGCTCACCTGAAAAATGGTGGTGTCCCATCTACAACTATCGGTGTCTGCGCTCGTTATATCCACTCTCACCAAACTCTCTACGCGATGGATGACTTCCTAGAAGCCCAAGCTTTCTTGCAAGCCTTGGTGAAAAAATTGGACCGCTCAACGGTTGATTTGATTAAAAATTATTAA
- a CDS encoding enterocin immunity protein produces the protein MAEPNLESLIKDLYNHARQGLSEDLVAALLETAKKLPTTNEQLLAVRLSGLVTRELLINPKHPAPELINLARFIKREEAKYRGTAVSAIMFGELFKML, from the coding sequence ATGGCAGAACCAAACCTAGAAAGCCTTATAAAAGATCTCTATAACCATGCTCGTCAGGGTTTGAGTGAAGATTTAGTTGCTGCTCTCCTAGAGACTGCTAAAAAACTACCTACTACAAATGAGCAATTACTAGCAGTCCGTCTCTCAGGACTGGTCACCCGTGAATTGCTCATCAATCCCAAACACCCAGCACCTGAGTTGATCAACTTGGCGCGCTTTATCAAAAGAGAAGAAGCCAAGTATAGAGGCACTGCAGTTTCTGCTATCATGTTTGGAGAACTCTTTAAAATGCTTTGA
- a CDS encoding Na/Pi cotransporter family protein, with translation MSINWQEILFHFLGGLGLFLYSIKTMGDGLQQAAGDRLRFYIDKYTSNPFLGVLVGIVVTALIQSSTGVTVITVGLVSASLLTLRQAIGIIMGANIGTTVTSFIIGFKLGEYALPLIFLGTMFLFFTKNRTANNIGRILFGVGGIFYALNLISAGMSPLKDLPQFKEYMVTLGQNPILGVVAGAVITVLIQASSATIGILQGLYAGGFLDLKGSLPVLFGDNIGTTLTVIIAAAGANVSAKRVAATHVTFNVLGTILCLILLGPFTAMIEYFQALLHLSPEMTIAFSHGAFNVSNTIVQFPFIGALAYFVTKLIPGEDEVVKYEPLYLDEQLIQQSPSIALGNAKKELLHLGNYASKAFDLSYTYIIGLDEKVAEKGHKTEEAINTIDEKLTRYLIRLSSESLSQKESEVLTNILDSSRDLERIGDHAEGLLNLTDYLQRKNVQFSEAALEELAEIYQATTAFIKDALDSVENNDIEKAQSLIERHKEINNMERVLRKTHIKRLNKGECSTQAGVNFIDIISHYTRVSDHAMNLAEKVIAEQI, from the coding sequence ATGTCCATTAATTGGCAGGAAATTTTATTTCACTTTTTAGGAGGTCTAGGACTGTTTTTATACAGTATCAAGACCATGGGAGACGGTTTGCAACAAGCTGCTGGAGATCGCCTTCGTTTTTACATTGACAAGTACACTAGCAATCCCTTTTTAGGCGTTCTAGTCGGAATCGTCGTGACTGCCCTCATTCAGTCAAGTACGGGGGTTACAGTTATCACGGTCGGACTGGTCAGCGCTAGTCTTCTCACTCTTAGACAGGCTATCGGAATTATCATGGGAGCCAACATCGGAACCACCGTTACTTCCTTTATCATCGGTTTCAAACTGGGTGAGTATGCTTTACCCTTGATTTTCCTTGGGACTATGTTTCTCTTCTTTACAAAAAACAGAACAGCAAACAATATCGGGCGCATCCTGTTTGGTGTAGGGGGGATCTTCTACGCTCTTAACCTCATCAGTGCCGGTATGAGCCCGCTTAAAGATTTACCACAATTCAAGGAATATATGGTAACCTTGGGACAAAATCCTATTTTAGGAGTGGTAGCTGGTGCAGTAATTACCGTCCTCATCCAGGCTTCCTCAGCTACAATCGGGATTTTGCAAGGCCTCTATGCAGGTGGGTTCCTTGACCTTAAAGGTTCACTACCAGTTCTTTTCGGAGATAATATCGGGACAACCCTAACAGTTATCATTGCGGCAGCTGGAGCCAATGTCTCTGCAAAGCGCGTTGCGGCAACCCACGTTACCTTTAACGTTTTAGGAACTATTCTTTGCTTAATCCTATTAGGCCCCTTTACTGCTATGATCGAGTACTTTCAGGCACTCCTTCACCTCTCACCTGAGATGACCATCGCCTTCTCTCACGGTGCCTTTAACGTAAGTAACACCATTGTACAATTTCCATTCATCGGAGCCTTGGCCTACTTTGTAACCAAGCTCATCCCTGGTGAAGACGAGGTTGTCAAGTACGAGCCCCTCTATCTCGACGAGCAACTTATCCAGCAATCTCCTTCTATCGCTCTAGGAAATGCCAAAAAAGAACTCTTGCACTTGGGGAACTATGCATCCAAAGCTTTTGACCTTTCTTATACCTATATCATCGGTTTGGATGAAAAGGTAGCTGAAAAAGGGCACAAGACAGAGGAAGCCATCAACACCATCGATGAAAAACTCACTCGTTACCTCATCAGACTCTCAAGCGAATCCTTGAGTCAAAAGGAAAGTGAAGTCTTGACTAACATCCTTGATTCATCTCGTGATTTGGAACGGATTGGGGACCACGCAGAAGGCTTGCTCAACCTAACAGACTATCTTCAACGCAAGAATGTTCAGTTCTCTGAAGCTGCTTTGGAGGAATTAGCTGAGATTTATCAAGCAACAACTGCATTTATCAAAGATGCCCTTGATAGTGTAGAAAACAATGATATTGAAAAAGCACAAAGTCTGATTGAACGCCATAAAGAAATCAACAATATGGAACGTGTTCTCAGAAAGACCCACATCAAACGCCTTAACAAGGGTGAGTGTTCTACACAAGCTGGAGTCAACTTTATCGACATCATTTCCCACTACACTCGTGTGTCTGACCATGCTATGAACCTAGCTGAAAAGGTCATCGCTGAACAAATCTAA
- a CDS encoding endo-beta-N-acetylglucosaminidase produces MKNLFFEKRCRYSIRKLSIGACSLMIGSALFASPALAEQVAAPETAANTSAQATSASETANPDTAAIEKQLSETENKVAEQPISENTPAIADLVNEKEEAKPAPADKAEKPAQPTDKEEVKPEETPQVAEKKADKPTLADVPKNEEKSLRPKEIKFDTWEDLLKWEPGAREDDPINRSSVELAKRHRGQLVNEKASRRAKVQALANTNSKAKDHASVGGEEFKAYAFDYWQYLDSMVFWEGLVPTPDVIDAGHRNGVPVYGTLFFNWSNSIADQEKFAAALKQDADGTFPIARKLVDLAKYYGFDGYFINQETTGELVAPLGEKMRQFMLYTKEYAAKVNHPIKYAWYDAMTYKYGRYHEDGLGDYNYQFMQKEGDKVPADQFFANFNWNKEKNDHSVEMAKWLERSQYDVFAGLELQQGGSYKTKVKWDALLDEKGKLRLSLGLFAPDTITSLGKTGEDYHKNEDIFFTGYQGDPTAQKPADKEWYGIANLVADRTPAVGRTFTTSFNTGHGRKWFVDGKVSKDSEWNYRSVSGVLPTWRWWQTSTGEKLRAEYDFTDAYNGGNSLKFSGDVAGKTDQDVNLYSTKLEVTEKTKLRVAHKGGKGSKVYMAFSTTPDYKFEGAAAWKELTLSDDWKNEEFDLSSLAGKTIYAVKLFFEHEGAVKDYQFNLGQLTISDNHQAPQAPTGLSVVKQSLKNAQEAEAVVQFAGNQDADFYEVYEKDGDNWRLLTGSSASTIYLPKVSRSANATGRTQELKVVAVGKNGLRSEAATASFNWGMTVQDTTLPRPLAENIVPGATVIGSTFPNTEGGEGIEGMLNGTITSLSDKWSSAQLSGSVDIRLTQPRRVVRWVMDHAGAGGESVNDGLMNTKDFDLYYKDTDGEWKLAKEVRGNKAHVTDITLDKPITAQDWRLKVITSDNGTPWKAIRIYNWKMYETLDTESQNIPMAKVATRSLGNHQVQLGFSDVPAGATITVYDKADSQTPIATLKSETGGDLATAPLGFDKQPTLLYYRTQLPGKEISNTLAVAIPQDERKIAAVSLEKGPKKIVYKEGENLDLRGGTLRVQYEGGQADELINLTHSGVTVSGYDAHQKGEQKLTVSYLGLPVTGDLKVQVTGQDEVKPKEVAGLYITKKPKTDYLVGDQLDLSEGRFGVLYDDETEESHTFTDQGVEITGYDAQKTGRQTLTLHYKGHTAEFDVLVSPKAAVNDEYLKQEITAAQGRQSTLAYTFSSEDKQAALVEKLNAAKAVAENHDASQEEVNKALNELKQAGADLDGNQRYQTAREELEGLLESLREKDPKAELIEQAETLLASEMPTPQAFAEMKEKLNKKLAPAEESHHVGSMDPNELAPTVEALPELVIETETTAFERQERPNAKLLKGQRQLIQAGAEGQVRRLVEVDVQGNRTLRSTEVVKEALPEIVEVGTKVLSSNQPAEGVKDLVLEIPKLEIEEDTVAFDLQERPNAALLTGQRRVVQAGVEGQVRRFVEVDGQGKRTLRSTEVLKEALPEIVEVGTKEEQVSQTRDQALSAAPAKVEKASKALPNTGATRDASLVALGLLGLMSGYGLLSRKGRED; encoded by the coding sequence ATGAAAAATCTATTTTTTGAAAAACGTTGCCGTTACAGTATTCGTAAGCTGTCAATCGGGGCTTGTTCCTTGATGATTGGTTCAGCTCTATTCGCAAGTCCAGCTCTTGCCGAACAAGTCGCAGCCCCTGAAACAGCTGCAAATACGAGCGCCCAAGCTACAAGCGCTAGTGAAACAGCTAATCCAGATACTGCAGCTATCGAAAAACAATTATCGGAAACAGAGAACAAAGTAGCTGAGCAACCAATTTCAGAAAACACTCCAGCAATAGCCGATTTGGTCAATGAAAAAGAAGAGGCAAAACCCGCTCCGGCAGATAAAGCTGAAAAACCTGCTCAACCAACTGATAAAGAAGAAGTTAAACCAGAGGAAACGCCTCAAGTGGCTGAGAAGAAAGCCGACAAACCGACTCTAGCAGACGTTCCTAAAAATGAGGAAAAGAGTCTCCGACCAAAAGAAATCAAATTTGATACATGGGAAGATTTGTTGAAATGGGAACCGGGTGCGCGTGAGGATGATCCTATTAACCGTTCCTCAGTTGAACTCGCCAAGCGCCATAGAGGCCAGTTGGTTAATGAAAAAGCAAGCAGAAGAGCCAAGGTTCAAGCTCTAGCAAATACCAACTCGAAAGCTAAAGACCACGCTTCTGTCGGTGGTGAGGAATTCAAGGCCTATGCTTTTGACTACTGGCAATACTTGGATTCAATGGTCTTCTGGGAAGGTCTAGTTCCAACTCCAGATGTCATTGATGCCGGTCACCGCAACGGAGTTCCCGTTTATGGAACACTCTTTTTCAACTGGTCAAATAGCATTGCCGACCAAGAGAAATTTGCAGCTGCCTTGAAACAAGACGCAGATGGCACCTTCCCTATCGCACGGAAACTTGTCGATCTTGCTAAGTACTATGGCTTTGATGGCTATTTCATTAATCAGGAAACAACGGGAGAATTGGTAGCACCTCTTGGTGAAAAAATGCGCCAATTCATGCTCTATACAAAAGAATACGCAGCCAAAGTCAACCACCCGATCAAGTATGCTTGGTACGATGCCATGACCTACAAATACGGTCGTTACCACGAAGATGGTCTAGGTGATTACAACTACCAGTTCATGCAAAAAGAAGGTGACAAAGTCCCTGCAGATCAATTTTTTGCCAATTTCAACTGGAACAAGGAAAAGAATGACCACTCCGTAGAGATGGCCAAATGGCTAGAGCGTAGTCAATATGATGTCTTTGCAGGCTTGGAATTGCAACAAGGTGGTTCTTATAAGACCAAAGTCAAATGGGATGCCCTCTTAGATGAAAAAGGTAAGTTGCGTTTGTCGTTAGGACTTTTTGCACCAGATACGATTACCAGTCTAGGAAAAACAGGCGAAGACTACCACAAGAATGAAGACATCTTCTTTACAGGTTACCAAGGAGATCCAACGGCTCAAAAACCAGCAGATAAAGAGTGGTATGGGATTGCCAATTTAGTTGCTGATCGTACACCGGCAGTAGGCCGAACCTTCACGACCTCCTTTAATACAGGTCATGGTAGAAAATGGTTTGTAGACGGTAAAGTTTCTAAGGATTCTGAGTGGAACTACCGTTCGGTTTCAGGTGTCTTGCCAACATGGCGCTGGTGGCAGACTTCGACGGGGGAAAAACTTCGTGCAGAATACGACTTTACAGATGCCTACAATGGTGGGAACTCCCTTAAATTCTCAGGTGATGTAGCTGGTAAGACGGACCAGGATGTGAATTTGTATTCTACCAAACTAGAAGTAACTGAGAAAACCAAACTTCGTGTTGCCCACAAGGGAGGAAAAGGCTCTAAAGTTTATATGGCCTTCTCTACAACTCCAGACTACAAATTTGAGGGTGCAGCTGCATGGAAAGAACTGACTCTCTCTGATGACTGGAAGAATGAAGAATTTGACCTTAGCTCACTAGCTGGAAAAACCATCTATGCAGTCAAACTCTTCTTTGAGCATGAAGGAGCTGTAAAAGATTATCAGTTTAACCTAGGTCAATTGACAATTTCGGATAATCACCAAGCACCACAGGCACCGACGGGGCTATCTGTAGTGAAACAATCTCTCAAGAATGCCCAAGAAGCTGAAGCAGTGGTCCAATTTGCTGGTAACCAAGATGCAGATTTCTATGAAGTCTACGAAAAAGATGGAGATAACTGGCGTTTGTTGACAGGATCATCTGCTTCAACCATCTACTTGCCAAAAGTTAGCCGTTCTGCTAATGCGACTGGTAGGACTCAGGAACTGAAAGTCGTTGCAGTTGGTAAAAATGGCCTCCGTTCCGAAGCTGCGACGGCATCCTTTAACTGGGGGATGACAGTTCAGGATACAACTCTCCCAAGACCTTTGGCTGAAAATATTGTTCCAGGGGCAACGGTTATTGGTAGCACTTTCCCAAATACTGAAGGTGGAGAAGGTATTGAAGGTATGCTGAACGGTACCATTACTAGCTTGTCAGATAAGTGGTCTTCAGCTCAGTTGAGCGGTAGTGTGGATATTCGTTTGACCCAACCACGTCGTGTTGTCAGATGGGTCATGGATCATGCGGGAGCTGGTGGTGAGTCTGTCAACGATGGTTTGATGAACACCAAGGACTTTGACCTTTATTACAAGGATACAGATGGTGAGTGGAAACTAGCTAAGGAAGTCCGTGGCAACAAAGCACACGTGACAGATATCACTCTTGACAAACCAATCACTGCTCAAGACTGGCGTCTAAAAGTTATCACTTCAGATAACGGGACACCTTGGAAGGCCATTCGTATCTACAACTGGAAGATGTACGAAACCTTGGATACAGAAAGCCAAAATATTCCAATGGCTAAGGTAGCTACCCGTTCACTTGGAAACCATCAAGTTCAACTAGGCTTCTCTGATGTTCCAGCGGGTGCAACTATCACCGTTTACGACAAGGCAGATTCACAAACACCAATTGCAACCTTGAAGTCTGAAACTGGAGGCGACTTGGCAACAGCACCATTGGGATTTGACAAGCAACCAACTCTCCTCTACTATCGTACCCAACTACCTGGCAAAGAAATCAGTAACACCTTGGCAGTAGCGATTCCGCAGGATGAGAGAAAAATTGCTGCAGTTAGCCTTGAAAAAGGACCTAAGAAGATAGTTTACAAAGAGGGAGAAAATCTCGACCTCAGAGGCGGAACCCTCCGTGTTCAGTACGAAGGGGGACAAGCTGATGAGCTGATTAACCTTACTCACTCAGGTGTGACAGTATCTGGCTACGACGCTCATCAAAAAGGGGAACAAAAGCTCACAGTTAGCTATCTTGGACTTCCAGTTACTGGTGACTTAAAGGTACAAGTGACAGGACAAGATGAAGTAAAACCAAAAGAAGTAGCGGGCTTGTATATTACTAAGAAACCAAAAACAGACTATCTAGTAGGAGATCAACTGGATCTCTCTGAAGGTCGCTTTGGTGTTCTCTATGATGATGAGACGGAAGAAAGTCATACCTTTACGGACCAAGGTGTTGAAATCACGGGCTATGATGCTCAGAAGACTGGACGACAAACCTTGACCTTGCATTACAAGGGACACACTGCTGAGTTCGATGTCTTGGTTTCTCCAAAGGCTGCAGTCAATGATGAGTACCTCAAACAAGAAATCACTGCTGCCCAAGGCCGTCAGTCAACCCTTGCCTACACCTTCTCAAGCGAGGACAAACAAGCAGCACTAGTAGAAAAACTAAATGCTGCCAAGGCAGTTGCAGAAAACCATGATGCCAGTCAAGAAGAAGTCAACAAAGCCTTGAATGAATTGAAACAAGCTGGAGCGGACTTGGATGGAAATCAACGTTATCAAACTGCTAGAGAAGAATTGGAAGGCTTGCTCGAATCCCTTCGTGAAAAAGATCCTAAAGCCGAGTTGATTGAACAAGCAGAAACTTTGTTGGCTTCAGAGATGCCAACTCCACAAGCTTTTGCGGAAATGAAAGAAAAGTTGAATAAGAAACTAGCACCTGCAGAAGAAAGCCATCATGTTGGAAGCATGGATCCAAATGAACTGGCTCCAACGGTTGAAGCTCTCCCTGAACTAGTTATTGAAACTGAAACAACAGCCTTTGAACGTCAGGAGCGACCAAACGCCAAACTTCTCAAAGGACAACGCCAGCTAATTCAAGCAGGAGCGGAAGGCCAAGTTCGTCGTCTAGTAGAAGTAGATGTCCAAGGCAATCGTACCCTTCGTTCGACAGAAGTTGTCAAGGAAGCTCTTCCAGAAATTGTTGAAGTTGGAACAAAAGTTCTGTCCAGCAATCAACCAGCTGAGGGAGTAAAAGACCTAGTTTTAGAAATTCCGAAACTAGAAATTGAAGAGGATACAGTGGCCTTCGATCTTCAAGAGCGACCGAATGCAGCCCTTCTCACAGGACAACGCCGTGTTGTGCAAGCAGGAGTTGAAGGCCAAGTTCGTCGCTTTGTAGAAGTTGATGGTCAGGGCAAACGCACCCTTCGTTCAACTGAGGTTCTCAAGGAAGCTCTTCCAGAAATTGTTGAAGTAGGAACGAAAGAGGAGCAAGTCTCACAAACAAGGGATCAAGCGCTTTCAGCAGCACCAGCGAAAGTTGAAAAAGCAAGTAAAGCACTTCCAAATACGGGAGCGACAAGAGATGCTAGTCTAGTAGCGCTGGGACTCCTCGGACTAATGAGTGGCTACGGCTTGCTCTCTAGAAAGGGGAGAGAAGACTAA
- a CDS encoding helix-turn-helix transcriptional regulator: MKLERLIYILLSLLNKKRITAKEIADRFEISTRTVYRDMDTLSLAGIPIYSERGDKGGFYIPSDYKIDRNFFTEEERQFIINMSQNVSKIVGHSSLDSIEHKLSSQEIARANSPFYFDLSSWTLNTNFLLEIEEAIQTEQMISFSYHSKKQEKSQRTVIPYRLIYKLNAWYVIGYCLEKLDFRIFKLTRIRELELVEIKDKPFDYPRLSQEKLDLFLNPPKHKVEGQREEIELVFTRFALPKIYDYFTEEEIRVEDEIIKVQAFRALTPAFFDLLLSFGYQVKVVSPSHLQNLLVSTLKKNLQQYDNL, encoded by the coding sequence ATGAAATTAGAAAGACTAATCTATATTTTACTTTCTCTTTTAAATAAGAAGAGAATAACAGCTAAAGAGATTGCAGATAGGTTTGAAATATCTACTCGAACAGTATATAGAGACATGGATACGCTCAGTTTAGCGGGGATTCCAATCTATTCGGAACGTGGAGATAAGGGAGGTTTCTATATACCAAGCGACTATAAGATAGACAGAAACTTTTTCACTGAGGAAGAGAGACAGTTTATCATTAATATGAGCCAAAATGTTAGTAAAATCGTTGGTCATTCAAGTCTTGACAGTATCGAACACAAGCTGTCTTCTCAAGAAATTGCAAGAGCAAACAGTCCTTTTTACTTTGATCTCAGTTCCTGGACTCTTAATACAAATTTTTTACTAGAAATTGAGGAAGCGATACAAACTGAACAGATGATTTCTTTTTCTTACCATTCGAAAAAACAAGAGAAAAGTCAGCGAACAGTTATCCCATACAGATTGATCTATAAACTGAATGCTTGGTATGTTATCGGTTACTGCTTAGAAAAATTAGATTTTCGTATTTTTAAATTAACTCGAATTCGTGAACTAGAACTAGTCGAGATAAAAGATAAACCATTCGATTATCCACGTTTATCTCAAGAAAAGTTAGACCTTTTTTTAAATCCCCCAAAACATAAAGTGGAGGGGCAAAGAGAAGAAATCGAACTAGTTTTTACAAGATTTGCACTTCCAAAAATCTACGATTACTTTACAGAAGAAGAAATCAGAGTCGAGGACGAAATAATAAAAGTTCAGGCATTCAGAGCTTTAACTCCTGCATTTTTTGATTTACTCTTAAGCTTTGGTTATCAAGTAAAGGTCGTATCTCCAAGTCACTTACAAAATCTACTGGTCAGTACTCTCAAAAAAAATCTTCAGCAATATGACAACCTGTAG
- a CDS encoding phosphoglycerate kinase: MAKLTVKDVDLKGKKVLVRVDFNVPVKDGVITNDNRITAALPTIKYILEQGGRAILFSHLGRVKEEADKEGKSLAPVAADLAAKLGQEVKFIPGVTRGAELEAAVNALEDGQVLLVENTRFEDVDGKKESKNDPELGKYWASLGDGIFVNDAFGTAHRAHASNVGISANVEKAVAGFLLENEIAYIQEAVEAPERPFVAILGGSKVSDKIGVIENLLEKADKVLIGGGMTYTFYKAQGIEIGNSLVEEDKLDVAKALLEKANGKLILPVDSKEANAFADYTEVKDTEGEAVDPGFLGLDIGPKSIAKFDEALTGAKTVVWNGPMGVFENPDFQAGTIGVMDAIVKQPGVKSIIGGGDSAAAAINLGRADKFSWISTGGGASMELLEGKVLPGLAALTEK, from the coding sequence ATGGCAAAATTGACTGTTAAAGACGTTGACTTGAAAGGGAAAAAAGTTCTCGTTCGTGTTGACTTCAACGTACCTGTTAAAGATGGCGTGATTACCAATGACAACCGTATCACTGCAGCTCTTCCAACTATCAAGTACATTCTTGAACAAGGTGGACGTGCAATCCTCTTCTCTCACCTTGGACGTGTAAAAGAAGAAGCAGACAAAGAAGGTAAATCACTTGCTCCTGTAGCTGCTGACTTGGCTGCTAAATTGGGACAAGAAGTTAAATTTATCCCAGGTGTTACACGTGGTGCTGAATTGGAAGCCGCTGTTAACGCTCTTGAAGATGGACAAGTTCTCTTGGTTGAAAACACTCGTTTCGAAGATGTTGACGGTAAGAAAGAATCTAAAAATGATCCTGAACTTGGTAAATACTGGGCATCTCTTGGAGATGGTATCTTCGTAAACGATGCATTCGGTACAGCTCACCGTGCACACGCATCTAACGTTGGTATCTCAGCAAACGTTGAAAAAGCAGTTGCTGGATTCCTACTTGAAAACGAGATTGCCTACATCCAAGAAGCAGTTGAAGCTCCAGAACGTCCATTTGTGGCTATCCTTGGTGGTTCAAAAGTTTCAGACAAGATCGGTGTTATCGAAAACTTGCTTGAAAAAGCTGATAAAGTTCTTATCGGTGGTGGGATGACTTACACATTCTACAAAGCACAAGGTATCGAAATTGGTAACTCACTTGTAGAAGAAGACAAATTGGATGTTGCGAAAGCTCTTCTTGAAAAAGCAAACGGCAAATTGATCTTGCCAGTTGACTCAAAAGAAGCAAACGCATTTGCTGACTATACTGAAGTGAAAGACACTGAAGGTGAAGCAGTTGATCCAGGCTTCCTTGGTTTGGATATTGGTCCAAAATCAATTGCTAAGTTTGATGAAGCTTTGACTGGTGCCAAAACAGTTGTATGGAACGGACCTATGGGTGTCTTTGAAAACCCTGACTTCCAAGCTGGTACAATCGGTGTCATGGATGCTATCGTGAAACAACCAGGCGTGAAATCAATCATCGGTGGTGGTGATTCAGCTGCTGCAGCCATCAACCTTGGACGTGCAGATAAGTTCTCATGGATTTCTACTGGTGGTGGAGCTTCAATGGAACTCCTTGAAGGTAAAGTATTGCCAGGTTTGGCAGCTTTGACTGAAAAATAA